A window of Dickeya zeae NCPPB 2538 contains these coding sequences:
- a CDS encoding Nramp family divalent metal transporter: MPGSRVVESVSRTSRKLKLSLMGPAFIAAIGYIDPGNFATNIQAGAAYGYQLLWVVVWANLMAMLIQLLSAKLGIATGKNLAEHIRDRFPKPVVWAYWIQAEIIAMATDLAEFIGAAIGFKLLLGVSLLEGAVLTGIATFLILMLQKRGQKPLEMVIGGLLMFVAAAYIVELIFSRPELASLAKGMVVPSLPSSDAVLLAAGVLGATIMPHVIYLHSSLTQQQSHITRAERYSATKVDVAVAMTIAGFVNLAMMATAAAAFHFSGNTSIAELDQAYLTLKPLLGQAAATIFGLSLVVAGLSSTVVGTLAGQVVMQGFVRFHIPLWVRRVVTMLPSFIVILCGMDPTRVLVLSQVLLSFGIALALIPLLVFTGDRDLMGNLVNSRRVQNTGKVIVCMVVALNLYLVVDTLLG; this comes from the coding sequence ATGCCGGGGAGTCGTGTAGTGGAATCAGTCAGCCGAACGTCAAGAAAGCTCAAACTTTCGCTGATGGGGCCGGCCTTTATCGCGGCGATCGGTTATATCGATCCCGGTAATTTCGCCACCAATATTCAGGCGGGTGCTGCTTACGGGTACCAGCTGTTGTGGGTGGTGGTATGGGCTAACCTGATGGCGATGTTAATCCAGTTGCTTTCTGCCAAACTGGGGATCGCGACCGGCAAGAATCTGGCGGAGCATATTCGCGATCGTTTTCCTAAACCTGTGGTCTGGGCGTACTGGATACAAGCCGAGATCATTGCGATGGCGACGGATCTCGCCGAGTTCATCGGCGCGGCTATCGGCTTTAAGTTGCTGCTTGGCGTGTCGTTGTTGGAAGGCGCGGTCCTGACCGGGATTGCCACCTTTCTGATTCTGATGTTGCAAAAACGCGGGCAAAAACCGTTGGAGATGGTGATCGGCGGGTTACTGATGTTCGTCGCCGCAGCCTACATCGTTGAATTGATCTTCTCTCGTCCTGAACTGGCATCGCTGGCAAAAGGCATGGTGGTGCCAAGTTTGCCGAGTTCCGATGCAGTATTACTGGCGGCCGGTGTGCTGGGTGCCACCATCATGCCGCATGTTATCTATCTGCATTCGTCGCTGACACAGCAGCAAAGTCACATCACCCGTGCTGAGCGTTATTCCGCCACCAAGGTGGATGTTGCGGTGGCGATGACTATCGCCGGGTTTGTCAATCTGGCCATGATGGCGACAGCGGCTGCGGCGTTTCACTTTAGCGGTAATACCTCGATTGCAGAGCTGGATCAGGCCTATCTGACGCTCAAACCCCTGTTAGGGCAGGCGGCAGCAACCATTTTTGGTCTGAGTCTGGTGGTGGCTGGTCTGTCTTCTACCGTGGTGGGAACCCTGGCCGGTCAGGTGGTGATGCAAGGGTTTGTGCGCTTCCATATTCCATTGTGGGTTCGCCGTGTGGTGACCATGCTGCCATCATTTATCGTGATTCTGTGCGGTATGGATCCGACCCGGGTGCTGGTATTAAGTCAGGTGTTGTTGAGCTTCGGTATTGCTCTGGCGCTGATCCCACTGTTGGTGTTTACCGGTGACCGCGATTTGATGGGAAACCTGGTCAACAGTCGCCGGGTACAGAATACCGGTAAGGTCATCGTGTGTATGGTGGTTGCGCTCAACCTGTATCTGGTTGTGGATACATTACTGGGATAA
- a CDS encoding RnfH family protein, which produces MPEIHVEVVYALPERQYLRPLTLEAGSTAEQAIQASGLLALRPDIDLSVNKIGIFSRPAKLSDVLSDGDRVEIYRPLLADPKELRRQRAERSKNKAR; this is translated from the coding sequence GTGCCTGAGATCCATGTTGAGGTGGTCTACGCCTTGCCGGAGCGTCAGTACTTGCGGCCATTAACGCTGGAAGCGGGGAGTACCGCGGAACAGGCTATTCAGGCATCCGGTTTGCTGGCGTTGCGCCCGGATATCGATCTGAGCGTCAATAAAATCGGTATTTTTAGCCGCCCGGCGAAGCTAAGCGACGTGCTCAGTGATGGCGATCGCGTGGAGATCTACCGGCCATTGCTGGCTGACCCGAAAGAATTACGCCGTCAGCGCGCAGAGCGTTCAAAAAATAAGGCACGGTAA
- a CDS encoding type II toxin-antitoxin system RatA family toxin has protein sequence MPKISRSALVPFSAEQMYKLVNDVSSYPAFLPGCTGSRVLSSSESEMTAAVDVSKAGISKTFTTRNTLVDNQCILMQLVDGPFRQLSGDWRFTPLSDDACKVELNLDFEFKNALIELAFGKIFKELANSMVQAFTLRAKEVYCA, from the coding sequence ATGCCTAAAATCAGCCGGTCTGCGCTGGTCCCATTCAGTGCCGAGCAGATGTATAAATTAGTGAATGATGTCTCTTCTTACCCTGCCTTTCTGCCTGGGTGCACCGGTAGCCGCGTGCTGTCTTCTTCCGAAAGTGAAATGACGGCTGCGGTTGATGTGTCAAAAGCCGGCATCAGCAAGACATTTACCACCCGCAATACGCTTGTCGACAATCAATGCATTTTGATGCAACTGGTGGATGGCCCGTTCCGTCAACTCAGTGGCGACTGGCGCTTTACGCCATTGAGCGATGATGCCTGTAAGGTGGAGCTGAATCTGGATTTTGAATTCAAGAATGCATTGATTGAGCTGGCATTTGGCAAAATTTTCAAAGAGCTGGCCAACAGTATGGTGCAGGCATTCACCCTGCGAGCCAAAGAGGTCTACTGTGCCTGA
- the recN gene encoding DNA repair protein RecN: MLAQLTISNFAIVRELEIDFQAGMSVITGETGAGKSIAIDALGLCLGNRSDANMVRPGATRADICARFSLTDTPAALRWLEHNQLDDNNECLLRRVISADGRSRAFINGTAVPLSQLRELGQHLIQLHGQHAHQLLLKPEHQRHLLDAYADESQLLGAMRQMWQQWHQSCRELAQHQQATIEREARRELLQYQLKELNEFTPQPGEYEQIDVEYKRLANSGQLMSLSQQTLQILSEGEEQNVLGMLHSAKHQLSELISMDEALSGVFSMLEEASIQISEASDELRHYCDRMDLDPIRLYELEQRLSRQLTLARKHHVTPEELPAYHQQLLQEQQLLEQQESDHDALNRAVQEYHQQALHVAEQLHIRRSQHASELAQLITTNMHELAMPHGHFTINVTFTPDSLTATGADHIEFCVTTNPGQPHQPLAKVASGGELSRIALIIQVITARRMDTPALIFDEVDVGISGPTAAIVGKMLRQLGQSTQVMCVTHLPQVAGCGHHHYFVSKHTDGEATETLMQPLGKRERLQELARLLGGSAVTKNTLANARELLAA, from the coding sequence ATGCTGGCGCAACTCACAATCAGTAATTTCGCCATTGTGCGCGAACTGGAAATTGATTTTCAGGCAGGGATGAGCGTCATTACCGGTGAAACCGGGGCGGGAAAATCCATTGCTATTGATGCTCTCGGCCTGTGTCTCGGCAACCGCTCTGATGCCAACATGGTGCGCCCTGGAGCCACTCGCGCTGACATCTGCGCCCGCTTCTCGCTGACGGATACCCCCGCCGCGTTACGCTGGCTGGAACACAATCAGCTTGATGACAACAACGAATGTCTGTTGCGCCGCGTCATTAGTGCCGACGGCCGCTCTCGCGCCTTTATCAATGGTACGGCGGTGCCGTTGTCGCAGTTACGCGAACTGGGCCAGCATCTGATTCAGCTCCACGGCCAGCACGCGCACCAGTTGCTGCTCAAGCCGGAACATCAACGCCATCTGTTGGATGCCTACGCCGATGAATCGCAACTGCTTGGTGCCATGCGCCAGATGTGGCAGCAATGGCACCAGAGCTGTCGCGAACTGGCACAACATCAGCAGGCCACCATCGAGCGGGAAGCGCGCCGGGAATTGTTGCAGTACCAGCTCAAGGAGCTCAATGAATTTACCCCTCAACCGGGTGAATACGAGCAGATCGATGTCGAATACAAGCGGCTTGCCAACAGCGGGCAACTGATGTCACTCAGTCAGCAGACGCTGCAAATACTCAGCGAAGGTGAAGAGCAGAACGTACTTGGCATGTTGCACAGCGCCAAACATCAGTTATCGGAACTGATCAGCATGGATGAGGCGCTCTCCGGGGTGTTTTCCATGCTGGAAGAAGCCAGCATTCAAATTAGCGAAGCCAGCGATGAGTTGCGCCATTATTGTGACCGCATGGACCTGGACCCTATCCGGCTCTACGAACTGGAACAGCGTTTGTCGCGCCAGTTAACGCTGGCACGTAAACACCACGTCACGCCGGAAGAATTGCCTGCGTATCACCAACAGCTGTTGCAGGAACAACAACTGCTGGAACAGCAAGAAAGTGACCACGACGCCCTGAACCGAGCGGTGCAGGAGTACCATCAACAGGCCCTGCATGTGGCGGAGCAGTTGCACATCCGGCGCAGCCAGCACGCCAGTGAACTGGCACAATTGATTACCACCAATATGCATGAACTGGCTATGCCACACGGCCATTTCACTATTAACGTCACCTTCACACCAGATTCGCTGACCGCCACCGGTGCTGATCACATCGAGTTCTGTGTCACCACCAACCCCGGCCAGCCACATCAGCCGCTGGCTAAAGTGGCATCTGGCGGGGAACTGTCGCGTATCGCACTTATTATTCAGGTGATCACCGCCCGCAGAATGGATACACCGGCGCTTATTTTTGATGAAGTGGATGTGGGCATCAGCGGCCCGACGGCAGCTATTGTCGGTAAAATGCTGCGCCAGCTTGGGCAATCAACCCAGGTCATGTGTGTGACCCACCTTCCACAAGTGGCTGGTTGTGGTCATCACCACTACTTTGTCAGCAAACATACCGACGGTGAAGCAACAGAAACCCTGATGCAGCCATTGGGTAAACGTGAGCGGTTGCAGGAACTGGCGCGTTTGCTCGGCGGTTCGGCCGTCACCAAAAACACGCTGGCAAACGCCAGAGAATTACTTGCAGCCTAG
- the grpE gene encoding nucleotide exchange factor GrpE — protein sequence MSSKEQKSPDEQVLDQKEAAQGQQADAVPETTDVADPREERIAELEAQLSELQQRERENALRARAEMENVRRRAELDVEKAHKFALEKFAGEMLPVIDNLERALEMADKSNEALSGMIEGVELTLKAMLSAVSKFGIEVVAEVNVPFNPDVHQAMTLLESAEHEPNHVMMVMQKGYTLNGRLLRPAMVAVSKAKE from the coding sequence ATGAGTAGTAAAGAACAGAAGTCGCCTGACGAGCAAGTCTTGGATCAAAAGGAAGCAGCGCAAGGTCAGCAAGCGGATGCCGTGCCAGAGACGACGGATGTCGCTGACCCGCGTGAAGAACGTATCGCCGAACTGGAAGCGCAACTGAGCGAGCTTCAGCAACGTGAACGTGAAAACGCATTACGTGCCCGTGCCGAGATGGAGAACGTCCGTCGTCGTGCCGAGCTGGACGTGGAAAAAGCGCATAAATTCGCTCTGGAGAAGTTTGCCGGAGAAATGCTGCCAGTGATTGATAACCTGGAGCGTGCGCTGGAAATGGCGGATAAGTCGAACGAAGCGCTGTCCGGCATGATTGAAGGGGTTGAGCTGACGCTAAAAGCGATGCTTTCTGCGGTGAGCAAGTTCGGCATTGAGGTGGTGGCTGAGGTGAACGTGCCGTTTAATCCGGACGTACATCAGGCGATGACACTGCTTGAATCTGCCGAGCATGAACCAAACCATGTGATGATGGTGATGCAAAAAGGTTATACCCTGAACGGTCGTTTGTTGCGTCCGGCGATGGTCGCCGTGTCTAAAGCAAAAGAGTAA
- the bamE gene encoding outer membrane protein assembly factor BamE, with protein MRCKTLTVVAAVVVVMLTAGCSTLERVVYRPDINQGNYLAPADVAKIHNGMTKQQVIYTLGTPMLQDPFGSDTWYYVFRQQPGHEAVKQQTLTLTFNSQGVLTNVDNKPTLQAQ; from the coding sequence ATGCGCTGTAAAACGCTGACTGTCGTCGCTGCGGTGGTTGTTGTTATGTTGACTGCTGGTTGTTCCACACTGGAGCGTGTCGTCTATCGGCCTGACATCAATCAGGGTAACTATCTGGCCCCCGCTGACGTTGCCAAAATTCATAATGGAATGACCAAACAGCAGGTCATCTATACGTTGGGCACCCCAATGCTGCAGGATCCGTTTGGATCAGACACCTGGTACTACGTCTTCCGTCAGCAGCCAGGGCATGAAGCCGTGAAACAGCAAACGCTGACGTTGACCTTCAACAGTCAGGGTGTGCTGACGAATGTGGATAACAAACCCACGTTACAGGCGCAGTAA
- the nadK gene encoding NAD(+) kinase has protein sequence MNRAFNCIGIVGHPRHPHALTTHEMLYHWLRAQGYKVVLEQQIARELQLTEAATGSLSEIGQQADLAVVVGGDGNMLGAARVLSRYDINVIGVNRGNLGFLTDLDPDHTQQQLSEVLAGRYIREQRFMLEAQVCRANHPNSSSTAINEVVLHPGKVAHMIEFEVYIDDKFAFSQRSDGLIISTPTGSTAYSLSGGGPILTPSLDAIALVPMFPHTLSARPLVINSSSAIRLKFSHITQDLEISCDSQIALPVQEGEEVLIQRSQYHLNLIHPENYSYFNTLSSKLGWSKKLF, from the coding sequence ATGAACAGAGCGTTTAACTGCATTGGTATTGTAGGTCATCCACGTCACCCACATGCATTGACCACCCATGAAATGCTGTATCACTGGCTGCGTGCGCAAGGATACAAGGTCGTGCTCGAACAACAGATCGCCCGCGAATTGCAGTTGACGGAGGCCGCCACCGGCAGCCTGTCGGAAATTGGTCAGCAGGCTGATCTGGCGGTGGTGGTCGGCGGTGATGGCAACATGCTGGGCGCAGCGCGGGTGCTGTCGCGCTACGATATCAACGTCATTGGCGTCAACCGTGGCAATCTCGGGTTTCTCACCGACCTCGACCCGGACCACACCCAGCAGCAACTCAGCGAGGTGCTCGCCGGGCGTTACATCCGCGAACAGCGTTTCATGCTGGAAGCACAGGTGTGCCGCGCCAATCACCCCAACAGCAGTAGCACCGCCATCAATGAAGTGGTGCTACACCCGGGCAAAGTGGCACACATGATTGAATTTGAAGTCTATATTGACGACAAGTTCGCCTTTTCCCAACGTTCCGACGGCCTGATTATTTCAACCCCCACCGGCTCCACGGCGTATTCGTTATCCGGCGGTGGCCCCATCCTGACCCCATCACTGGATGCGATTGCGCTGGTGCCGATGTTCCCGCATACCCTGTCGGCAAGGCCGTTGGTGATCAACAGCAGCAGTGCCATTCGGCTGAAGTTTTCCCACATCACCCAGGATCTGGAAATCAGTTGCGACAGCCAAATTGCACTGCCAGTTCAGGAAGGTGAAGAGGTCCTCATCCAGCGCAGCCAGTATCACCTGAATTTGATTCACCCAGAAAATTATAGCTATTTCAATACATTAAGCAGCAAGCTCGGCTGGTCCAAAAAATTATTCTGA
- the smpB gene encoding SsrA-binding protein SmpB, giving the protein MTKKKAHKPGSATIALNKRARHEYFIEEEIEAGLALQGWEVKSLRAGKANISDSYVLMRDGEAYLFGATFTPLHGASSHVVCDPTRTRKLLLNQRELDSLYGRVNREGYTVVALSLYWKNAWSKVKIGVAKGKKEHDKRDDIKEREWKLDKARIMKNAAR; this is encoded by the coding sequence ATGACAAAGAAAAAAGCACATAAACCCGGTTCTGCCACCATTGCGCTTAACAAGCGCGCCCGCCACGAATACTTCATAGAAGAAGAGATTGAAGCGGGCCTGGCTCTTCAGGGATGGGAAGTCAAATCACTGCGCGCAGGTAAAGCCAATATCAGCGACAGCTACGTGCTGATGCGTGATGGCGAAGCTTACCTGTTTGGTGCCACTTTCACCCCGCTGCACGGCGCTTCCAGCCATGTGGTGTGTGACCCGACCCGAACCCGCAAGCTGCTGCTAAACCAGCGCGAGCTGGATTCGCTCTACGGTCGCGTCAACCGCGAAGGCTACACGGTAGTCGCGCTGTCACTGTATTGGAAAAACGCCTGGAGCAAGGTCAAGATTGGCGTTGCCAAAGGTAAGAAAGAGCACGATAAACGCGACGACATCAAAGAGCGCGAATGGAAGCTGGATAAAGCCCGCATCATGAAAAACGCGGCCCGTTAA